One Echeneis naucrates chromosome 4, fEcheNa1.1, whole genome shotgun sequence genomic window, GTAGCAGGTTGCGTATTTATGGTGCAGAGTTTCACAAAGCGGAGGTGGAGAGGATTGGTCCCAGCAGGTCTGAGCAGCTGGAGTAACATGGTCCCCCTATATTTAACTTTTGTGGTACAGTGACTGTTTAATGAGGGCAGATGCTTGCCAACGTGGAGGCGGACTGAGTGGATGTCCCGTTGACTGGATTAAGCGACTGAGTGCTAACAAGCCACAGCATTCGTACTGCATAAATCAAAAACTTTGCAAAGCAGCTGAAAGTAATTGCAAACACTAGACAGGGAGTGTGGTAAATACTTTGAAGTCCCCTGATCCCTTCCAATGCGATCCCCATCAAGGTGTTCTGGATGTTGCAGCCCGGCTGGAAGGTGCCTCCGTTGGGGTAAATGTCAATGTGGCCCACGGGCCTCTGGATGCCGATGCTGCGGTCGGGGGAGCCCCTGGTGTTAGTGTGCAGGACGTCCACAAACTGGGCATCATCTCGGGAAAGGGTGTTCTGGTCATCAGCGTGTTCGAAGGTGGGACCAGCCGGATCTAGACCTGGGTACGAGGCGGGAAACAGAGGATTTAGGATTGCTTCATCGTGGCCTCACATGGACTAAGATTGTGTGGACGAGGACAGAGGAAGGAGGTGACAGATGAATCTGCAAACATCTGAAGCTTATGCGCTTCTTTTGGCCTCCTTCCCTCATGTGCAGCTCGGAAAAAAAGCGAGGCGGTGATCGTGGGCTCTGAATGGGCTGCTGCCCTCACAGTAAACACACTATTATTCTAAGCAGAGACACTTCGAAGCTGGATGAACTCCATCGTGAATAACAGCAAATATCCACACATACAATACATGCTAGGAGTGTAACGCTTCACAGCGCGCACTGGAAACAGAGGTGCTCATACAGCACTCTGCAGCATGCATGGTTTCATTGGCTTTCAGGgtaaatttaaacatttatgtcTCATCTAATAGGCAGAATGTATTTCAAACACACTGTCACATAATCATAATTGGATTGATTCAGGTGTAAAGAGGTCATACAGTGTGCTAAAGTTTACATTAAGATCTTTTCCAATGAACTACAATACGTTACATGAAGTGGAGTTTTGTTTAACATAAACTGGAGTGGTCAGAGTTGGAGCATCAGAACCTACAGCATGTACCTCTGGCTGCGTACATGTGGACGTAATGTAATGAAAGCAGATGATGATCGGGTGTTGGCGTTCAGCTTCGCACCTGTGATCCTGCTGATTTTATGGTCGGTGAGGTCTCCGGCAATTCCAGCCACATGTGCTCCCAGGCTGTAACCCAGCAGGTGAATCCTCTCCCAAGGAAGCTGCAGCTCTTTCTGAAAAAGGGACGAGACGGACAGGATGTGTCAGGAAGCCTGACACCTCCACTCTAACCCTGCGGACTTGCCGAAGGGATGtaaagctgagctgcagcgCTGCAGCACTCTGTTCAGGTCTCAGTCTGGGACTTTATCCAAGACGGGGATTCCTCTGTGTTATTCTGTGCTTTGCCAAAACGTTTCAAGCTTTGAACTTGCGCGTTACATAAAGACAAAATACCAGCACACCTTGAAGTTGTTCATATAAAGGCTGCTCCACTAAATACTGAGCCTTGTAATGAGGGACTGCTGTGAGCCACAGACATGGCCATAAAACGCCTTAATGCAGCTTTTAAAATCATAACCAGTAGGAAAACAAATCCGTTAGGTATGCATTCAAAACATTACATCAACTACAGATTCCCCATCTGCTCTAATTTCTTTGCTGGCAGATTAACAATGAATGAGTCGATGAAAAGTGGGCGGTCAGCGGCAACAAAGAGGAAGTGGGAAGCGATTCCTGCTCGGTGAAAACACTCACTTGTATCCAGGTAACAAACTTGGCGACGTCACGGCCCACTAGTTTGGTGTAGGCCGCCGAGGTCGGGTAGTGCTGGTTGGCCCGGGTCAGCCAGTCCACCACGATCACATTGGCATAGGGCTCTCGCTCGTACAGCGCAGACACCAGCTTCGGCACCCAGCTCTCAAACATCCCCGTCACCTGGAGGAAAGCACACACATGTAGTCAACCTTCACACACGTTTGTGCGGTCAGCTGCACCATGGAGCGATTTACTCCGGCCTTATTCTGCACCCCGACGTTGGGAGCACAGCCGGGATGTCATCAGGTTCACGTGGTGTCGCTTGACAGGCTCTAAATCACATTATCGGAGGAGAAGCACGGACTGTTTGTGTAACTGACTCACTTCTGCCAGTTctctcagaaataaaataatttttttaggaTATTTGCTTACGTTTATCTCAGTTGACTGAATGAGGTCAGTTGGTTATTTCAACACTGTATTGGCAGGatgcagctgctgtttatttaatgtttatgcAAGACACTGTTTTATctatgtgacttttttttttttttttttttttgcttttgaaacaCCCGTAAGTCTCCACTGCGAAAGCACCTTGAGATAACTTCAGTTGTAGGCCGACGCTgaacagaacaaaaataaatggacaTAGGACAGACAGAAGTGAGTATAGCTGATGCTGAGGGACATACCGACCAGCCATGTATCACAATGAAGGTCTGCGTCTTTGAGTTGAATTGACACTCATTGATGGTTTCTGGCTGGCCGGGCACGATGTAGCACAGGTCATCATCAGGGCTGTCGGAAGTGCGCAGGGAGAACTTGGACACAATGTCGGTGTAGTTTGAGATCCATTCAGCAGTGATGGGCAGGGGAGAGGTGGAGGGCGTGCTGTCTACTggaacaacaacacacagagagtaCGCAGCAGATTGTGAAACTGTTGTCGCCTGACATGAACGCTGTCTGAACATGGAAACAGTAAATATGACAACACTGTGATCACACAATTGATTAACGTGCATTCAAAAAACAATCGTGCAGCTGTTCGCCTTCATGTTCTGCAGAAGATGCATTTAAGTGAATCATACTCAACAAACAACTTACTCGTGCAGATTGTGAAAACTTGCCTCTTCAATTATACAAATTGAGCACTAATCTGACCAGCGTGATTCAGTCGGCAGCAACAACACTGAAACATAGAGCGTGACAGTGTCGCCCCCTTTTGTCTCTGCTGCATTTCTACCAGTGaccaaaaacacttttaatCCCTGTTTGCTTCACTTCACACACGTATATAACAAAAAGAGCACATCTCAATCTTAAACAGTCTCATTATGTCAGAAACTTCAATTTGTTCgccaatttctttttctttttttttatgtaaaggaTTTTAAGAAATGATTGTAATGTGTTTTCCTTAATTAATcacaaacactgctgttttgttgtaCTAGTGTTAATAAATTGTGAGTCCACCttgattttaaacacacacacacacacacacacacacacaccccacacccTCATGCCTTCTTGAGACAAAAGACCCCTTGCAGCTGcttttcttcctgctcacaTGAGACTGAATGCCATGAAATGGGATGCAGACCTGCAGACCACAAACTGGGGTTACTCCCGGTCAACAGCATGCCTTAATTAACCTGCTTCGCTTCATTTGTTGACACAATTAGACCTGAGCACAAATCATGAAGGGAATATCCGGTCTTACCAAACTCAGGGGTGGTAGTGGTGGTttcaggaagagaagaaaaagttgCAAAAAATTTTCCCAAAAGTATCcaaacagttaaaaaacaaatattttcctttcCCATATtattgaggcttttttttttttaactcctaaaAATTCttctgaataaaacaaaaaaacaaacaaacacacaaacaaataaacagttttAGATATGAGTCGACCAATGAAATATCCAGTTGATTCTGTGGTGGGTTTGGAGCTGAGGGCTGCAGTTTCTCCTGTTGCTCTGTCACTGTTGCAGCTCCAAGTCATCTTTATGGGAAGCTCATTTGAATATCTGGCCCTGATTGGCTGCGGGCAGAGTGGGCGGGGTTTAACCTTTGTCCTTCTCAACCTTCTCAGCAGGAGATCTCGCACTGCAGCCACAGAGCTTTCTGCACACAGACTGAGAGTCCTGATCATCAGTTATCAATTCACCTCTTCGATTTGCCCACCTGACTTTAGACTTTAGACTGAGAATAGATATATATGAAGAACAGTTGAATTAAATGGGATCAATATGGGCAAATATTTGAGCCAATGTGAAGCAGTCACTATATTATACACACAAATTCATCACCACCCTGACTGACCATGTGTAAAAGTAAAGCTTATGTTTTCTCTAAAATggcttgatttgatttaaacatACTaacatgcttgttttttgtttttggtgcttcttttttttaattttctgtctttcttcttctgacaaGAGGCCCCAGCCTGGACggcttttctttctgctcacagGGGACTGAACTGCATGCAGCAGGATGCAGACCTGCAGACTTTTAATGACCATCTCTTTTTACCCTTCAGcgtttgtttattattattattattattattattattccctcCTGGGGACAGAAGTGAAGAAGTAACATAATGGCCATAATACAAGTTTTATGTGAAATACATGCTTTacaatgaaatgtaataaaaaggCATCAAAAGGAGAACAGACGTTGACTGATTATAAAGTAAATCATCCAACATGAGAGACAGATCACCAATGAGTGGGTTTTACTGACGGTTTGGTCTGAAAAGCCCTGACAAAGGCAGCTTTTGGCACGCAGGATATCCACATTATCTCTGACAGATATTTAGCACAGCAGGGTGGTGTtacagagccccccccccccccccccccccccccctccacctcccactGGTGGAGCCCTGTTTGTATACAGCCTGTGGTGGAGTCTTTGCATGGAATCACAGGACCATGACAAATGGCCCATGCCCAAATCAAAGACATAAACacttgaaatgtttgaaaaaaacacacaaattagataataataaaatatcacaatGTTCAATATGGTTTCTGTTTGACAGcaataaatctttaatgtaaatattggATGATTTAAGAAATGGAAGTGGCAGATTTTCACAATGGAACCTTTTACCTCAGtaattttctgctgctctttacCTTTACCTTTCCTACAACTTTTTTCATCTTCCATGTTTGTATGTATCGTACATATGTGTTATGTATATCTACGTGCGTGTGCCGGGGATTGTTAGGAAACTGATGCTTATGGTCCGACCAGCAGGCCCAACCCGGCGATTAAAAAGAAGGCCAACGCCTTTCCCTCAGCCTGGGATCTCAGTCTTGATCTCTGCATTCCCTGCAGTTTCTCTGCTTGACCCCCCGAGGGGGGTGCAGGCAGTGATAAACGACAGGGCAGGGATGTTTGAGCGAGGCTGTGTGAGACACACCCAGGTGACAGTGctgaaattatgttttcacattGATACTTGCCTCTGGTTTGAGTTTTGTTGTGGTGGTCTGCATTCAGATCTGACCTGTCAGATAGTTTGGCTTTTGTCCATCTGCCCTGCTGAGGAAATTGAAAGCTCACCACTGAAGCAACATAGATTTCCTGCTGAGGAGGAATTCTTTCACTctcatgctgctgcttttctcctGAAACTTCAAAAGCAGCTCACTAAAAGGCTGCACATTTGTTCTACATCTCCATGTTTGTACTTCTCATGGATCATCTGGTAGCACTGTGGCTGGTGCGGAGCAGTGCTGAGCCACATAAGCTAGTTCGCGAATCAGCTGGATGTTTGGGGCCCATGTGGTGTGTCAGAAGTACttgcaaatatttaaattagCAATAAACAGACCCAGACTGTTTTTTTCACCGACCTTTAAAGTTGAGTTGTGTTTACAGGGTATAAAAAAAGGAGGTCACTGTAGCAAGGGCCCACCCGCTGCAGGTGTAGCTGAAACCCTCAGTCATGACAGCATACGCTCAGCTGTGCACAAACAAAGCCCTGAAAGTGAGACATTAACCTCATGAGCACGTATCGAAGCAGTCGTGTGAAAATATACAGCTAGAAACCACGAGAATGATGAAATCCTCGATATAAATGTTCATTCGAACGACCCACTGAGAAGCCTGATTGTCGGAAAACCAGCGCAGGGATTCGGTTTCACAGAACGATGCAGCATAAATATTTTTGGCAAGCGAGTTTTCAGGGGCCCCTTTTAATTCAACCATGTGTGTAGAGTATGTGGCTTGAACACTAAAGGGGAGTTTTATCCTCAACCAGCAGACAGGAGACAAAAGTGCTCTCTGTTAGTTAACATACCTCAGTCTTCTCTCGCTTCTTTAAACTGTCTTCCCTGCACATTGTTGCCCGTGCAAGGCCATCCTCTCGACGTTTTTCatcacttcattaaaaaaagtcaCGTTGTGCTCTTCTTTTATCTGACTGTTTCCACCTTCTGCCATCGCCATCTGTGTCCAAACATAACAGAAGATCTAAAGACCTTCAGGACCTTCAGGAACTTCTGCTGAGCTTGAAGCCAGATGTTGTATATAATCTCAAAAGAAGTCTCATGAATCACGGCTTCACCGGTCATAACATTCTCACATGTGGCGTTTGAGCTACAGCCAACACTGCATTTGATCTTAGCAGCGACTGTCCATTCAGAAATCCCTTAATGGAAGAAGGTTTGCAGGGCAGAGTGCAGCTTTTCTGAGTCCTTTACTGAAGACACAGTGAAGTCCTGAAGGGGctgcacgtgtgtgtatgtgaggaaAGCTGTATTTTAGAAGTGAGATGAAGCAGCTGTGTGATCGACTTGTGTTTTAACTATTACACACAGTTTTGGCACAGAGCATGCTGAAGATATTGTGCCTAAAATGTACCTGTGTTGAATTCAGGAGCtaatatgttttatttccaaACTGATCATGAAGCTTGAGTAGTTTTCCCACGAAAAGCAGACAAACTCGCTCCTGACGGTGGGTTTGCCGTTTGCAGCCCCCCTTACCAGTAAACCGATCTCAGTGATGAGCATGCATCGCAATATGACACTGGGGATGCCTAGTGCAGATGCCAAACCCAAAAGTGGCCCTCTTACTTCACTCAAGAGCTCATTTTTGTCCACCAGTTAATTAGAACGCAGCATGCGCATGTGTTGCACAGAGGAGTGAGCGTGAACAGACACTGTTCACCCCTTTTTCACATCGCATGCTAACAGTTCACAGCGAGGACACTCACTGAGCAACCCTGACCATAACCTTAACCACATGCTGCATTTCAGCCCCTTCCCCTAACCTTAGCCACGACAAATGAATGTCTGACCCTCCACAAATCAGGACTTAACCatcagaaatatttgaaattgtgaGGAGTGTCGATGGTTTCAGCAAtacaaagaaatgcacacacacacacacacacacacacacacacacaggatgggTCTGTTGTAGTCTATCAAACACTGTCCACCTGTCTTTTATCCATTTTGTCCACATGCACACGTTTCTCGCAGATACCtgacacacatcacacacataaTTCAAGATTAAAGCTAGCACAGGAtctatctttgtgtgtttgtgagtccgTTCAGTACCATTTAATGAAGGTTTGTTGCGTTAACTTGACATAATCCTTTCTGTACGTGTGTCAGTGGTTTGGCTCGAAGTTATGAGAGGAATGCAGCACATCAGGAGCCTGAATGACTCCAGTGTTCAGGCCATGATGGCAGCTGCTCATGCTAATGGTGCTAAAGGGAGACCTGGGTCGCTGTgtgagcagccagcagcagcgtGGCCTGACTGCGCTTTCCAAACTCACTGGTGTCCCaattcaggagagagaagaggtttCATAAATATGCAGCTCCAGGAGATGCCAGTGTCTGATTGGGAGTTGCACATGTGAAACTGGGCAAATACTTTGTGTTCCATTTAGATTCCTTGATTTGTGTTGCAACCTGATGTTACTTGACaatgaactgaaaacaaacaggcgTTTAATATTATCTACTATGTATTGGGTAGCTAGAGACAAATTTgaagaattatttttattggatgtattttgtttttggacagaTTTTTAGGTAGTTTATGGTCCCGGATGTCAGAGTTCTTGTGCAAGTTTGGTTGAGGTTTGTTCTCTTTTCGTCAGTCTGAGCTCGATGTTTTTGCACCCTTCCTTTCATGCTGCCTCCCAGAAGCCTGGCATGGGGGCTTGGTGCTCTGTACAAATTCTTGTGACAGACCTTTTGTTTCAAAAGCGATAAGGTTTGTGGTTTTACCCAAATCCCTCAAAAATCCAGGACAAAAATCTCTTAATTAAATTACAGTAGATTACtcatcatttcagtttcataaaTTTGAGATCCTACATTACAATACTTCCCATAAATATGAATGATTTGATGGAAGTCTGATaaaatgcttctctttttttaaaaaaacaaaatcaaactgaGACTGTACTAAAATAATAGACCTCATCTGTCGATGCTCGAAGCATGATGGGCGTAGACAGCAGGTTTTGATAAAGATCTGCTGGATAGACCTTGATTCCAGTAAAAACTTGCTCATCTTGAGTCTGACAGTGTCGTGGGACCTGATCAGCGGAGTGTTGTGGAGAAAGTCAACAGGATAATTAGATTTTTCCATCCATATCATGGCCTTGTGCGCTACGCTCATGTCCCTATCTGCATTTTTCTGCAGCCCTCTGCACTGTCTCGCAGCAGACCTCCGCCTCTCCCCTGCAGGTCAAGCTGTTGCTCTGAGCTTCACTTCTGTTGAAACATAAAAGAGGATGCTGTctcagctttgttttctctcgCTTGTCCAGAGAGTCTCCTGGTGGATCCACCTGAGGAGGTCTCATGTCTGGAGGGCTCGCTCGCCTATATGTCAAAGAAGTCACGCACATGAGCGCACCATCTGATGGAAACACGCAGCACCAACATACCGCTGTGCTTCAGTTCCCCTGCTGTATAGTCTCACGTTCTCTTGCGCTGCCACTGACTCAGAGATGAAACACGGTAGAGGATCTTCCTGATGACCTGCTGGGTGATACGATGTAAACTCCACCATGTTTATCTGTTTCCCACGGGCTCCGGCGCCTGCTGTAGATAAATTCACCTGCTTTATGTTCACATATGGCCATGCAAGGAGAGAGAAACATATCAGTGcaataaaaaatgcaattttttctCACTGCCCACTTTATTCACTTCTATATAGATGCAGACTCAGTCAACTTGAAGAGCCTTTATGTAATATACAGTGGCctcagaaagtattcagacacTATGGTGGGTTGTATATTTAAAGGGGcaaatgtctatttttttccaGCAGTCTGCGTTCAAAACTATTCCTGACAAAGTGAAAACTTGCCATAAACCTTTTTTTGGCGTGGGAAATCAAAACTGAAGTGCACATGACCTGAGACTAGAGCACAACCTTTCATAGGACCTGACAGTGGTGTCGGGTCCTTTAGTGGCCCAGTTAGTCGagctgcagcacagtggaaCAGCTGTGGACGGACCTAAGGATAGTAATTCCCATCCAGTTTGATGGAACATGGATCTGCTGGGAACAATGGGATAAAGTGCTCAAATCCAGGTATGCGAAGCTTCCAGAGGCCTGTCCAAAGTCCTACTAAACTGTAATTACTTCCAAAGGAGAATTTACAAAATACTGAATTAAGGTTCTGGGTAGTTctgtgaatgattttttttatacaactgTACAAACTTTTGTTAAAATACTTTTTCTCTTTGAGTGCAGACTGATGACCCTAACCCAACAACAAAGCCACAAATTCCAGGCACAGCAACAAGCCTGTGATGAACTCTACTCGTGATTCACTACAGCATGAAAAGATGACACTGCCCCCACTGATATGACACAAGGGGTCACTGAATGGTTTGATGAGTATTAAAGTGAGGTAAATCACATGCTCTGGCCTCCGCATCCGTAGATTTGGCAGCACACGATGACCCAACACCTCGCTAAgatgcttcctgtttttgttttttttacaatttgtcCTCCATATGTTGTTACAGCTGCAGGTAATTCACTTGTGTTTCTACACAATAGGTGTAGATTCATGACACAAAGACATGACTTTTTacaaattatttttacaaagtCTGAGGGATCTGGATAAATGATGTAGATCATTTATCCAGATCGGAGGGGTTTACATTGACCTCACAGAGAAATTGTGCTTGCATACACATTGTTTTGCCTCCAAGTGTAAGTTGGCGAGATGTCTGCCGCCCTCTCCACCTCAGACTGTGTGCTCGTCTCCCCACTGGTCCTCGTCATGTTGATTTAAGATTTTCGGCTCTACATCTGGTGGACTGTTTGTAGTTAAGAAGCGGTCATTCgggacaaaaggagaaaaaaggtggACCAGCTGTGGGGACACTCATACATGTCCTGACTTTAAGTTTCTCAAAATCCTCTCACTCACAAGTGATGCCCTGCACCctgatatttttttacatttatttattattttggctTTCAGAGAGAGAATCAACGATTTGCATCACCTCGGAATTATGCATGCTGAGAATGTTGCTTTTAATCTCATTTAAAACTTTCAATGATGCACttaaaatcaattatttcaATGGCATCAATTTAACAAATCCATAAAGTGAACAGCTTCAGTTTGTATTCATGATTGTATGACACCCTCTAGTGgacgaaaagaaaaaactgacgGAATTGAGGATTAAGATTAAAATTGAAGTGTCTCCAATTTCTTATTCTTCCGCATAAAACATCAGGATGGGCTGAAAAGATATTATACTGTGAAGCTGCAAACCTGAAGGTGTAATATGATCAACTGTAGTGGCAACATTTCAAGGACAGCAAGTTTTTTCCCCATCATTTGGCCCAAGATGGGAACTAAACACAATAAACATAGTTCTCACATAAAAACGTGAACCCAGAAACAGGTAACTGCAATATAACAGGACAGTTTAGTTTCCATTTATGACCAGGAAACTATATCATACAAAGCAGATGTGAAAAGACTGATGTTGGGTACTTCCTCAAAAATATACAATATCTGTCATCCATAACAGTTCATGACTCATGATCTGAGTTTTAGAGAAGTTTCTTTTGAAAGAGAGGAACCAGTTCTCCAGTTCTACAAAAGGAACTGTTATAGAGGAGATTCAGTGAGGTcatagtttcttttcttttcttaaaattAGCAGGAGCTATATCTGCAGCATCTTGTTCATAGTTTATGAATATAATGTGCAGGGGTCAGATCTGTATCCTATAGTCACAGTCATTTCCTGCCAAATGAGCTGGACAGCgtgacagaaatgaaactgtgtgtgttgaaatgttATGGCTCAACCCTTTGGGGTTTGCCAATGCAGCCACTGGCTTCTCACCTCGTTTCTTCAGCGTGGGCTGGAGGTCCGCAAGCCATGTGTAATAATGTGGGGAACGATCAGGACACCGTCTGTCATTTGGAAAAGTCTCAAGACGGCACAGCAGCAGTCTGGTTATGTGACAATGTTGAGAAAAAACGGGTGAAGTTCAATGCATGACACAATATTTAGTACCACGGCAGGCTACAATGGAAAGGCTGTAATTAAGGCTGCACAAATGAGTATCGATATAATGAAAATAGCTATATGGCTACAAATGTAATATCCAGATCGCAGTAAAATGCATCACAACTGGGGTTGCAATATTATTTTCAACGCTGAAATCTTTGAACTTATTAACAGGAATATATTCACAAGTGGAAAAACTTGTGGCCATTCAGGAAAACCTAAAGCTCATTGAGTCTGACACAGAGCCAGCCAGGATGGACAGAGACTCTGAAGAGGAATTGGATGTTGAGGTGAACTTGGTGGATGTTGATGAGGCCCAGGAAGAGGCCTTTGCCTGAAAGGGTTTGGCAGAAATTGGGCTTGAGGGAGGCTTTTGTTTCACATGTTGAATGGGACTTTTGTGTGGGAGGGGGTCGATTCATTTCTTGGTGGGGAAGTTGGGGATGAGTATTATTTCACTcagcattcatgtttttgttgttcactGAAAGAAAACGTAATTGAAGTACTAGTCACCAATAAACTTGTGTAATGTTGTGTTCtttaattgtattatttttggaTGGATGTCTGctcaggacaaaaacaaaatgtttagaAATATCTTTGGAtattatatttgtttaaattgcCCCAATTTCCAGCGAATCGCCGTAACTTCCATGGGAATTTTCCAATTTGGATTATTTCCAAAATTCTCAATCTTAACTTCCCACAGAAAGATTCTGTAAATTGTGTCCTTTTTCAACCTGAGTCTGTAGAGCCTGACACACCCCAGTCCACTGCCTTCATTCTCTAGACATAAAGTAACAAATGTGTTAAATACATAGA contains:
- the lpla gene encoding lipoprotein lipase isoform X1, which translates into the protein MGKENICFLTVWILLGKFFATFSSLPETTTTTPEFVDSTPSTSPLPITAEWISNYTDIVSKFSLRTSDSPDDDLCYIVPGQPETINECQFNSKTQTFIVIHGWSVTGMFESWVPKLVSALYEREPYANVIVVDWLTRANQHYPTSAAYTKLVGRDVAKFVTWIQKELQLPWERIHLLGYSLGAHVAGIAGDLTDHKISRITGLDPAGPTFEHADDQNTLSRDDAQFVDVLHTNTRGSPDRSIGIQRPVGHIDIYPNGGTFQPGCNIQNTLMGIALEGIRGLQNMDQIVKCSHERSIHLFIDSLLNTEQQSMAYRCASKDAFNKGMCLNCRKNRCNKLGYNINKVRTTRSTRMYLKTRDMMPYKVFHYQVKVHFFSQDKLSFTEQPMKISLFGTRGEKEDIPSVLPVLNGNTTLSFLITTDVDVGDLMIVKLRWEKDSIISWSDFWGSSKFHIRKLRVKSGETQSKVIFSPKEGEFTHLVRGGQDAVFVKSKEDNMSRKEKLMHKLKMQGSLFGQNDA
- the lpla gene encoding lipoprotein lipase isoform X2, translated to MGKENICFLTVWILLGKFFATFSSLPETTTTTPEFDSTPSTSPLPITAEWISNYTDIVSKFSLRTSDSPDDDLCYIVPGQPETINECQFNSKTQTFIVIHGWSVTGMFESWVPKLVSALYEREPYANVIVVDWLTRANQHYPTSAAYTKLVGRDVAKFVTWIQKELQLPWERIHLLGYSLGAHVAGIAGDLTDHKISRITGLDPAGPTFEHADDQNTLSRDDAQFVDVLHTNTRGSPDRSIGIQRPVGHIDIYPNGGTFQPGCNIQNTLMGIALEGIRGLQNMDQIVKCSHERSIHLFIDSLLNTEQQSMAYRCASKDAFNKGMCLNCRKNRCNKLGYNINKVRTTRSTRMYLKTRDMMPYKVFHYQVKVHFFSQDKLSFTEQPMKISLFGTRGEKEDIPSVLPVLNGNTTLSFLITTDVDVGDLMIVKLRWEKDSIISWSDFWGSSKFHIRKLRVKSGETQSKVIFSPKEGEFTHLVRGGQDAVFVKSKEDNMSRKEKLMHKLKMQGSLFGQNDA
- the lpla gene encoding lipoprotein lipase isoform X3, giving the protein MGKENICFLTVWILLGKFFATFSSLPETTTTTPEFGIKSVFVDSTPSTSPLPITAEWISNYTDIVSKFSLRTSDSPDDDLCYIVPGQPETINECQFNSKTQTFIVIHGWSVTGMFESWVPKLVSALYEREPYANVIVVDWLTRANQHYPTSAAYTKLVGRDVAKFVTWIQKELQLPWERIHLLGYSLGAHVAGIAGDLTDHKISRITGLDPAGPTFEHADDQNTLSRDDAQFVDVLHTNTRGSPDRSIGIQRPVGHIDIYPNGGTFQPGCNIQNTLMGIALEGIRGLQNMDQIVKCSHERSIHLFIDSLLNTEQQSMAYRCASKDAFNKGMCLNCRKNRCNKLGYNINKVRTTRSTRMYLKTRDMMPYKVFHYQVKVHFFSQDKLSFTEQPMKISLFGTRGEKEDIPSVLPVLNGNTTLSFLITTDVDVGDLMIVKLRWEKDSIISWSDFWGSSKFHIRKLRVKSGETQSKVIFSPKEGEFTHLVRGGQDAVFVKSKEDNMSRKEKLMHKLKMQGSLFGQNDA
- the lpla gene encoding lipoprotein lipase isoform X4, encoding MGKENICFLTVWILLGKFFATFSSLPETTTTTPDTPSTSPLPITAEWISNYTDIVSKFSLRTSDSPDDDLCYIVPGQPETINECQFNSKTQTFIVIHGWSVTGMFESWVPKLVSALYEREPYANVIVVDWLTRANQHYPTSAAYTKLVGRDVAKFVTWIQKELQLPWERIHLLGYSLGAHVAGIAGDLTDHKISRITGLDPAGPTFEHADDQNTLSRDDAQFVDVLHTNTRGSPDRSIGIQRPVGHIDIYPNGGTFQPGCNIQNTLMGIALEGIRGLQNMDQIVKCSHERSIHLFIDSLLNTEQQSMAYRCASKDAFNKGMCLNCRKNRCNKLGYNINKVRTTRSTRMYLKTRDMMPYKVFHYQVKVHFFSQDKLSFTEQPMKISLFGTRGEKEDIPSVLPVLNGNTTLSFLITTDVDVGDLMIVKLRWEKDSIISWSDFWGSSKFHIRKLRVKSGETQSKVIFSPKEGEFTHLVRGGQDAVFVKSKEDNMSRKEKLMHKLKMQGSLFGQNDA